From a single Streptomyces misionensis genomic region:
- a CDS encoding oxidoreductase produces MNSPDSPVWFITGCSSGLGRALARTVLEQGWRAVVTARDANQVADVVAGHEERALALALDVTDAEQITRAVARAQTAFGRIDVLVNNAGYGYLAAIEEGEDDEVRALFDTNVFGLVDTTKAVLPGMRARRRGHIVNMSSLGGLVGFGATGYYHATKFAVEGLSESLAAEVAPLGINVTIVEPAAFRTNWSGPSMRQSAATIDDYALTAGTRRAHTLATYGHQPGDPARAARAVIDAVTAEKPPLRLLLGRAAYDIATAKLDSLKAAFDDWREVTAGADFPPQQTAD; encoded by the coding sequence ATGAACTCCCCTGACTCCCCCGTGTGGTTCATCACCGGCTGCTCCTCCGGCCTGGGCCGGGCACTCGCCCGCACCGTGCTGGAACAGGGGTGGCGGGCGGTGGTCACCGCCCGGGACGCCAACCAGGTCGCCGACGTGGTCGCCGGGCACGAGGAACGCGCCCTCGCCCTGGCGCTGGACGTCACCGACGCCGAGCAGATCACGAGGGCGGTCGCCCGGGCACAGACGGCGTTCGGACGGATCGACGTCCTGGTCAACAATGCCGGTTACGGGTACCTCGCCGCCATCGAAGAGGGTGAGGACGACGAGGTCCGTGCCCTGTTCGACACCAATGTCTTCGGTCTGGTCGACACCACCAAGGCCGTCTTGCCCGGCATGCGAGCCCGTCGCCGCGGCCACATCGTGAACATGTCCTCCCTCGGCGGACTCGTCGGCTTCGGTGCCACCGGTTACTACCACGCCACCAAATTCGCCGTCGAAGGACTCTCCGAATCCCTGGCCGCCGAGGTCGCCCCCCTGGGCATCAACGTGACGATCGTCGAGCCCGCCGCGTTCCGCACCAACTGGTCCGGCCCTTCCATGCGCCAGTCCGCCGCGACCATCGACGACTACGCCCTCACCGCGGGCACCCGACGCGCCCACACCCTGGCCACCTACGGCCACCAGCCCGGAGACCCCGCACGCGCGGCCCGGGCCGTCATCGACGCCGTCACAGCCGAGAAGCCCCCGCTGCGCCTGCTCCTGGGCAGGGCCGCGTACGACATCGCCACCGCCAAACTCGACTCCCTCAAGGCCGCCTTCGACGACTGGCGGGAGGTGACTGCCGGCGCCGACTTCCCGCCGCAGCAGACGGCAGACTGA
- a CDS encoding helix-turn-helix domain-containing protein, producing the protein MDNNRLSEFLRARRALVRPEDHGMPAGARRTPGLRREEVAVLAGVSTDYYVRLEQGRERNPSPQVLRALAAALLLTDEEAAYLRAAVDPPQRSRSRPAREYAGPQLVSLLDAWADTPALVYGRYLDLLAVNSLGEALFSWLGSRSSLITAMFLDPAARDFYRDWAVVAQGCVAALRAANPAPDDQRLQELVGELSVRSTDFARMWARHEVRAKTASAKRFRHPLVGDLTLDFETFSVHSAPGQHLVVYRAEPGSSAAQSLSLLDSLALTEIHDVQDEGHIPHELP; encoded by the coding sequence ATGGACAACAACCGGCTGAGTGAGTTCCTGCGGGCCCGCCGCGCACTGGTGCGCCCCGAGGACCACGGAATGCCCGCCGGGGCCCGCCGTACTCCTGGCCTGCGCCGGGAGGAGGTCGCCGTCCTCGCCGGGGTGAGCACCGACTACTACGTACGGTTGGAACAGGGACGGGAACGCAACCCCTCCCCCCAGGTCCTGCGGGCCCTGGCGGCCGCACTCCTGCTGACGGACGAGGAAGCCGCCTACCTGCGCGCGGCGGTCGATCCGCCTCAGCGCTCGCGGTCCCGGCCCGCCCGGGAGTACGCCGGCCCGCAACTGGTGTCCTTGCTGGACGCCTGGGCGGACACCCCGGCTCTGGTCTACGGCCGGTACCTCGACCTGCTGGCCGTCAACTCCCTCGGCGAGGCCCTGTTCTCCTGGCTCGGCAGCCGGAGCAGTCTCATCACGGCCATGTTCCTCGACCCGGCGGCCCGGGACTTCTACCGCGACTGGGCCGTCGTGGCGCAGGGGTGCGTGGCCGCGCTGCGGGCCGCCAACCCCGCCCCCGACGACCAGCGGCTCCAGGAACTCGTCGGCGAACTGTCGGTGCGCAGCACCGATTTCGCACGCATGTGGGCGCGCCACGAGGTACGGGCCAAGACGGCCTCGGCCAAGCGGTTCCGGCATCCACTGGTCGGTGACCTCACCCTGGACTTCGAGACCTTCTCCGTCCACAGCGCCCCCGGCCAGCACCTGGTGGTCTACCGGGCCGAACCCGGCAGCTCCGCGGCCCAGTCACTGAGCCTGCTGGACAGCCTCGCCCTCACCGAGATCCACGACGTTCAAGACGAAGGACACATCCCGCATGAACTCCCCTGA
- a CDS encoding carbonic anhydrase, whose protein sequence is MNETKTPTPRDAFELLMAGNQRFVAGTPEHPNQDAARRAETAPSQQPFAVLFGCSDSRLAAEIIFDRGLGDLFVVRTAGHVMGPEVLGSIEFGVEVLGCPLVVVLGHDSCGAVGAACAALEDGVTPGGYVRDVVERVTPSVLAARAAGRVEPEEILAEHIKHSADLLLDRSRVLADKVAAGQTAVVGLRYRLADGSAHLVAAHGLDAGVPTAS, encoded by the coding sequence ATGAACGAGACCAAGACCCCGACGCCCCGCGACGCCTTCGAGCTGCTGATGGCCGGCAACCAGCGCTTCGTCGCGGGCACCCCGGAGCACCCGAACCAGGACGCCGCCCGCCGCGCCGAGACCGCACCGTCCCAGCAGCCCTTCGCCGTGCTGTTCGGCTGTTCCGACTCCCGGCTGGCCGCCGAGATCATCTTCGACCGAGGTCTGGGCGACCTGTTCGTGGTGCGCACCGCCGGCCACGTCATGGGCCCGGAGGTGCTGGGCAGCATCGAGTTCGGCGTGGAGGTGCTGGGCTGCCCGCTGGTCGTGGTCCTCGGGCACGACTCGTGCGGCGCGGTCGGCGCGGCGTGCGCCGCGCTGGAGGACGGCGTGACGCCGGGCGGGTACGTCCGGGACGTCGTCGAACGGGTGACCCCCAGCGTGCTGGCCGCCCGGGCCGCCGGACGGGTCGAGCCGGAGGAGATCCTCGCCGAGCACATAAAGCACAGCGCCGACCTGCTGCTGGACCGCTCCCGGGTCCTCGCCGACAAGGTCGCCGCCGGCCAGACCGCCGTGGTGGGCCTGCGCTACCGCCTGGCCGACGGCAGTGCCCACCTCGTCGCCGCTCACGGCCTCGACGCGGGTGTGCCCACGGCGTCCTGA